The following nucleotide sequence is from Paraburkholderia flava.
GTTCCTCGCTTCCGACGATAGCCGGATGATCACCGCGCAGGACGTGATCGTCGATGGAGGCTGGGCGTGAGTGCTGCACCGGGCACGTCGCGCACGTTGCGTGCATCGCTTGCCGTCGACGCGAAGTGCGCGCTCGGCGAAGGCGCGACGTGGTGCGCGCGCAGCGGCCGCTTCTACTGGACCGACATCGAAGGCGCGCGGCTGTGGCGCTACGATCCGCGCGACGGCCGCAGCACCAGCTGGGCGATGCCCGAACGGCTCGCGACGTTTGCGCTGTGCGGCGACGAGCATCGGCTGCTGCTCGGTCTCGCATCGCGGCTCGCGTTCTTCGATCTGAACACGGGTGAAGTGCTGCAATCTATCGTCGACGTCGAGCCAGGTCTGAACACGCGTGTGAATGACGGTCGCTGTGATCGTCAGGGTCGCTTCGTGTTCGGCACGAAGGACGAAGCGTCGCCGGTGCAGGCGATCGGTGGCTTCTACCGGCTCGGTCACGACCTGTCTCTCGAACGGCTGCCGCTGCCGGCGCCTGCTATTTCGAACAGTATCGCGTTCAGCCCCGACGGCGCGACGATGTACTACTGCGATTCGCCGACCCGCGAGATCCGCACGTGCGATTACAGCGCGGATGGCCGCGTGTCGAACGATCGCGTGTTCACGCGTCTGACCGATGCGACCGGCGAGCCCGACGGTTCGACGATCGATCGCGACGGCGGCTTGTGGAACGCGCAATGGGGCGGCGCGCGCGTCGTTCGCTACGACGCAGCAGGTAACGAAACCGAACGCGTGATCGTGCCGACGACACAACCGAGCTGCGTCGCGTTCGGCGGCGCGCAACTCGGCACGCTGTACACGACGAGTGCGCGTGTCGGTCTCGACGCGGCGGCGCTCGCCGACGATCCGTTCGCGGGCGGTGTGTTCATCGCGACGCCTGCACGGCGTGGCTTGCCGGAACCGGTTTTTCTCGGGCGCCCACGTCGCTGAGTGTTTGAGTCGCTGAATCGCCGAGTTTTTGAATCTGCACGACGCAGTTCGCAGCATGCACTACAGACCTGAAGAGGCGGCGCCGTGTGCGAGCCGCCCTCAGCAGCCGTCACCGATGGCTGCGGTGTCCACGCCTCTCGATGGAGCCTGACATGACTGTCGCGAATTCTGCTTCTTCATCTGCTACGTCCGCATCGAACCGGCTGCGTCGCGCGCGGCTTGCCGCTGCGGCATCGCAACCGGTGTTGCCTGGGCCGAGCACGTCGGCGGTCGCGATCGGTGCCGGCGTGACCGGCGACGTCGCATGCGTCACGCTGGCCAACGCGCATCTGCGTCTGGACGTCGCGCCGATGCTCGGCGGCGGCATTACGCGCTTCGACTGGCGCAGCGACGGACAGCACGTGCCGATCTTCCGGCCCTGCCGTCACGTCGCCGCCGATACCGATCCGAACGAACTCGCGTGCTACCCGCTGCTGCCGTTTTCTAACCGCATCGGCGGCGGAAGCTTCAGCGTCGGCGGACGGACGATCGACGTGCCGCGCAATCGCGCCGCCGAACCGTTGCCGATTCATGGCGACGGCTGGCTCGCGAAATGGGATGTCGCCGAGGCGAGCGCCGAACGTGTGCGGCTCACGCTCGATCGCAGTGCTGGCAAACCGTACGCGTATCGCGCGCAGCAAACCTGCACGCTCGAAGGCTCGACGCTGACCATTGCGCTGGAGATCGAGAACGTCGGTCGCGACACGCTGCCGTTCGGACTCGGCGTGCATCCGTTTCTGGTCCGCGACGACGACACAGTGCTGGCTGCATCCGCCGCAGGACTATGGCTCTCCGGCGACGACTGGCTGCCGGTTCGACACGTGCCGGCGCCGCCCGCGTGGCAGTTCGGCGTCGCGTATCCGCTGCCCGGCGCGATCGTCAATCATGCGTTCACCGGCTGGAGCGGCCAGGCGACGGTCGCATGGCCGAAACGCCGCCTGTCGCTGACGGTCGCGGCGAACACCGATTACTACGTGCTGTACGCGCCGCCCGGCGAACCGTTCTTCTGCTTCGAGCCGGTCGATCATCCGATCAACGCGGCGAATCTGCCCGGCGGCGCAGCCGAGCACGGGATGACGATGCTCGCGCGCGGCGCACGGCTTGCACGCGAATTCCGCTTTACGGTTGAGCGCACCGGCTTGCGCGAGATGGCCGGCGCCCGACCGAAACGTCGCGCGTTCGCTGGAGACTGAGCGGGACTGACGGGCTCCACGGACACCGGCACGCGGCCGGGTAAAATAGAGCCCTCTTCCGTTATCGGCTCGTCGCGAGCTTGCTCATGTCCTCTTTCAACCAGACGCTCAACGACGCGTGGCAGCGCACGAATTCGCTGCTGTGCGTCGGCCTCGATCCCGACCCTGCAAAATTCCCCGGCGCATTGGCCAACCGGCCCGACGCGATTTTCGATTTCTGCCGCGCGATCGTCGATGCGACCGCACCGTACGCGTCGTCGTTCAAGCCGCAGATCGCGTACTTCGCCGCACATCGCGCGGAGGACCAGCTCGAACAGTTGATCGCCCACATCCACGTCGCGCATCCGGGTCTACCGGTGATTCTCGATGCGAAGCGCGGCGACATCGGCAGCACCGCCGAGCAGTACGCGATCGAAGCGTTCGAGCGCTATCGTGCCGACGCGGTGACCGTGAATCCGTACATGGGCTTCGATTCGATCGAGCCGTATCTCGAGCACAAGGGCAAGGGCGTGATCGTGTTGTGCCGCACGTCGAACGCGGGCGGCTCGGATCTGCAGTTTCTCGATACGGCCGGACGTCCGCTGTATCAGGTGGTCGCGCAGCTTGCCGCGCAGAAGTGGAATGCGAGCGGTGAGCTGGCGCTGGTCGTCGGTGCGACGTTTCCGAAAGAGATCGAGGTGGTGCGCGGGATCGTCGGCGATATGCCGCTGCTGATTCCCGGCATCGGTGCGCAGGGCGGCGACGTCGAAGCGACGGTGCGGGCTGGTCGCACGGCCAACGGCACCGGGATGTTGATCAACTCGTCGCGCGCGATCATCTACGCGGGCAAGGGCGACGACTTCGCGCAGGTTGCTGCGGCTGCGGCGAAGCAGACGCGCGATACGATTAACGCGTCGCGTTGATCGGCTGGCACATCGCGCGTCTTGAGTGTCTCAAGCGCGCGGTGCTGCGGGCCCTAGCCGCGCGATCAACTCGCGATGCTCGGGCCACTGATCCTGCAACGCACGCGCATCGGCGAGTTCGAACTCGCTGAATTCGAAACCCGGCGCGACCGTGCAACCAACGAGCGCAAAGCTCGCCGGATCCTCGCATTCCGCAGCGAACCACAAGCCTGCGGGCACCACTGCCTGGAACACCGTACCCGGATGCGCGAGCGCATCGCCGAGACGATGCGTGACGAGACGGCCTGCGTCGTCGAGTACGTGCACGTCGAGCGGCGAGCCCGCGTAGAAATGCCAGACCTCGTCCGAGCGGATCCGATGCCACGACGAATGCGCGCCGTCGCACAGCAGGTAGTAGATCGCCGTCGATGCTGAGCGCGGTTCAGCGGTGCCGTCGCGATGAACCGTCGCCGCAGCGCGATAAGTCTCTCGGAAGAAGCCGCCTTCCGGATGCGGCTGCAGATCGAAACGCTGGATCAGCGTCGCTTGGTCGAGGGCAGCGTTTTGCATCGGTGAGTGCTCGATGGTGGTCTGCGATGGCGCGGCGCGCGAGGCGCCGTGGACGGAACAGCGACGTGAATCAGCGCTCCTGCTCGTCGAGCAGCGCGAGTACGCCGCGCAGCGCATGCGCGGCGGCCTGTGCGCGAATCTGTTTTCGATCGCCCTTGAACACGACGGTTTCGACGGCGGTGTGCAGCCGGTTGCTCCAGCCGAACGACACCATGCCGACCGGCTTCGTTTCGGTGCCGCCGCCAGGGCCGGCGACGCCGGTGATCGACAGCGCGACCTGCGCGCGGCTGTTGCGCAGCGCGCCTTCGACCATCGCACGCGCGACCGGCTCGCTGACTGCACCGTGCCGGTCGATCATCTCGGCCGGCACGCCGATCATCTCGCTCTTCGCCTGGTTCGAATACGTGACGAAGCCGCGTTCGAACCAGCCGCTGCTGCCGGAGATGTCGGTCATCGCGGTGGCGACCATCCCGCCGGTGCAGGACTCGGCAGTAGCAAGCATCAATCGCTCGTCGCGCAGACGGTTGCCGACGCGGATGGCCAACTGGTGAACGACGGAATCGGTAGACATGCGGAAATCCGGTATCGGGTGTCGGTCAGACCGACATACGCCACAGCGCGATGACGAGCAGCGTGAAGAATGCAGCGACAAGATCGTCGAACATGATGCCAAAGCCACCTTTCAGCCGGCGATCGAAATAGCGGATCGGCGGCGGCTTCACCATGTCGAAGAAGCGGAACACGATGAACGCCCACAGCTGGCCGGTGACGGTGACCGGCGTGACCATCAGTAGAACGAGCCAGAACGCAACGATTTCATCCCACACGACCGGCGACGGATCGTCGGTGCCGAGCCGCTTCGCGGTGAAACTGGTGATGCCGATGCCGGCAAAAAAACCGACGACGATCAGCACGCCCCATTCGATCACCGTCAGATAGTGGCTGAATGCCGCGAACGATGCCCACGCGAACAGCGTGCCGATGGTGCCGGGCGCGATCGGCGACAGGCCACTGCCGAATCCGAGCGACAGGATGTGCAGCGGATGCGACAGCATGAAGCGCGAGGTCGCGCGACGCGGCGGCGGACGATCGCCAGGGCTTGGGTCTGTCGGAGCGGGACGGCCAGTCAGATCGTCGGCGGTGCCGAGCGAGGGGTCAGTCTGCATGAAAGTGGTCGAAGCCTTGCAACGTCAGGGTGAGCGGCGCGCCGTCCGCGTCGCGCCACGCGATCGCCGGAGAGGCCGCCGTTTGAAGAGCGTTTATTGTACCGATGCGCGTGACCGGCAGGCGCGCCGCGCGCGCTGCTTGTTCGATCGCTGAGCGCGCGGTGGTCGATGCAGTGAAGCACAGCTCGTAGTCGTCGCCGCCGGCGAGCGTGCAGCGTCGTTGCACGTCGAGCGGCAGGCGTCGTAGTGCATCCGAACGCGGCACCGCGTCCGCATCGATCGTCGCGCTAACCTTCGAGCGTTCGAGGATGTGCAGCAGGTCGCCCGCGAGTCCATCGGACAGATCGAGCGCCGCGTGCGCGATGCCGCGCAACGCGAGGCCCAGTTCGATGCGCGGCTCCGGACGTTCCAGCGCGCGGCGGAACATGGCCGCATCGGCTGCGTTCGATTGCCATTCGTCGCGCAACACGCCGAGTCCCGCGCGCGCATCGCCGAGCGTGCCGGAGATCCACACGTCGTCGCCGGGCTGCGCGGCGTCGCGTCTTAGTGCCTGCTGCGGCGGCACGGCACCGAACACCGTCAGACACAGGTTCAACGGTCCCGCTGTCGTATCGCCGCCGACGAGCGGGCAAGCGAAGCGCTCCGCAAGTTCGAACAGGCCGTTGCTGAATGCTTCGAGCCACGCGGCGTCCGCACGCGGCAACGAGAACGCGAGCGTGAACGCGAGCGGTCGTGCGCCCATCGCGGCGAGGTCGGACAGATTGACGGCCAGCGCCTTGTGACCGAGCGCATGCGGATCGACATCCGCAAGGAAATGGCGGCCTTCGACCAGCATGTCCGTCGAAATGGCGAGCATCTCGCCAGCCGGCGGCGCGATCAGCGCGCAGTCGTCGCCGATGCCGAGCGGTACCTCCGGCCGAGCGGGAGCCGCCGCCGCTCGGCGGGCAAAGAAGCGGTCGATCAACGAGAACTCGGACAGCATGACGGTGAGCGGTGGCCTGAAAGCGATCGGAAAATGCAGCTAAAAGTGGGCATCGTGATTTCAACGATGAGGCAGACAACGTTTTGTACCGTCTTTTCGCCAGGCTCGCCTGCGCTGTTTCGGGTGCGGCAGTTGTACCCTTTCTGAAGGGATCGGGCCTGGGATTGGCGCTACAATGCGTCGAACTTCTATTCTAATCCGCACCCTTAAGCCCGCCTTATGTCGAATCCCGCTCAGAGCAAACTTCGCGAAGCCGCACTCGATTATCACGAGTTCCCCACGCCTGGGAAAATCGCGATCGCGCCGACCAAACAGATGATCAACCAGCGCGACCTCGCGCTGGCCTACTCGCCCGGCGTTGCGTTCGCGTGCGAGGCGATCGTCGAGAATCCGCTGAATGCCGCGCGCTTCACCGCGCGCAGCAACCTCGTCGGCGTCGTGACGAACGGCACCGCGGTGCTCGGCCTCGGCAACATCGGGCCGCTCGCGTCGAAGCCGGTGATGGAAGGCAAGGCGGTGCTGTTCAAGAAGTTCGCCGGTATCGACGTGTTCGATATCGAGCTGAACGAGTCGGACCCGCACAAGCTCGTCGACGTGATCGCCGCGCTGGAGCCGACCTTCGGCGGGATCAACCTCGAAGACATCAAGGCGCCGGACTGTTTCATCGTCGAGCGCGAATGCCGCAAGCGGATGAAGATTCCGGTCTTCCACGACGACCAGCACGGTACCGCGATCGTCGTCGCCGCCGCGATCACCAACGGTCTGAAGGTGGTCGGCAAGGACATCAAGACGGTGAAACTGGTGTCGTCCGGCGCGGGCGCAGCGGCGCTGGCCTGTCTGGATCTGCTGGTCGATATCGGTCTGCCGCTCGAAAACATTACCGTCACCGACCTGGCCGGCGTGGTCTACAAGGGCCGCGTCGAACTGATGGACCCGGACAAGGAGCGCTTCGCGCGCGAAACCGATGCTCGCACGCTCGCTGAGGCGATCGGCGGCGCGGACGTTTTCCTTGGTCTGTCGGCCGGTGGCGTGCTCAAGCCGGAAATGGTCAAGGGCATGGCGGACAAGCCGCTGATCCTCGCGCTCGCGAATCCGACGCCGGAAATCCTGCCGGAAGTCGCGCTCGAAGTGCGGCCGGATGCTGTGCTGTGCACGGGCCGCACGGACTACCCGAACCAGGTGAACAACGTGCTGGTGTTCCCGTTCCTGTTCCGCGGCGCGCTCGATGCAGGCGCGACGACGGTGACGCGGGAAATGGAAATCGCCGCGGTCAACGCGATTGCCGAACTGGCGCGTCAGGAACAGAGCGACATCGTCGCGACCGCGTACGGCATTCAGGATCTGTCGTTCGGGCCGGAATATCTGATTCCGAAGCCGTTCGATCCGCGTCTGATCGTCAAGGTCGCGCCGGCGGTGGCGAAGGCGGCCATGGATTCCGGCGTCGCGACGCGGCCGATCGAAGACATGGACGCGTACGAACAGCATCTGCAGCAGTTCGTCTATCACAGCGGCACGACGATGAAGCCGATCTTCCAGCTGGCGCGTAGCGTCGAGCCGGAGAAGAAGCGCATCGTGTTCGCGGAAGGCGAAGAAGAGCGCGTGCTGCGTGCCTTGCAGATCGTCGTCGATGAAAAGCTTGCGAAGCCGATCCTGATCGGCCGTCCGGCGGTGATCGAACAGCGTATCGCGCGCTACGGTCTGCGGCTTACGGCGGGCCAGGACTACACGGTCGTCAACACCGATCACGACGAGCGTTATCGCGATTTCTGGCAGACGTATCACAAGATGATGGCGCGCAAGGGCATCAGCGAGCAGATGGCGAAGCTCGAAATGCGTCGCCGTACGACGCTGATCGGCTCGATGATGGTGAAGAAGGGCGAAGCCGACGGGATGATCTGCGGCACGATCAGCACGACGCATCGTCACCTGCACTTCGTCGATCAGGTGATCGGCAAGCGCGAAGGCTGCAGCGTGTACGCCGCGATGAACGCACTGGTGCTGCCGGGCCGGCAGATCTTCCTCGTCGATACGCACGTGAACGTCGATCCGACGCCCGAGCAGCTCGCCGAAATCACCATCATGGCTGCGGAAGAAGTGCGCCGCTTCGGCATCGAGCCGAAGATCGCGCTGGTGTCGCACTCGAACTTCGGCACGAGCCACGCACCGTCCGCGCAAAAGATGCGCGACGTGCTCGAGCTGCTGCGCGAACGCGCGCCTGACCTGCAGGTGGACGGCGAAATGCACGGCGACGTCGCGCTCGACGCGAACCTGCGTCGCGAAGTGCTGCCGGAATCGACGCTGGAAGGCGACGCGAATCTGCTGGTGCTGCCGAACATCGACGCTGCAAACATCTCGTACAACCTGCTGAAGACTGCGGCCGGCAACAACATCGCGATCGGCCCGATGCTGCTCGGCGCCGCGAAGCCGGTGCACGTGCTGACGGCGTCCGCGACGGTGCGCCGGATCGTCAACATGACGGCGCTGCTCGTCGCCGACGTGAGCGCGGCGCGCTAGGCGTGAGGCTCGCGCTCGTGACGGGACGGATGGCCACGAGCGCGGCCGGTCGGGAATAAAAAGAAGGCGTGCCTGCGACGGGCACGCCTCGGACGAACAGGGGAATGTCGTCCAAAATATGCCGGACGCGATTCGAGCGATCAAATTCGCATCCAGCACGGCAGACACCCAAACAGCATTTCCGCACGGCGACGAGATAATTTTATCCTCGCAGAGATAAAAATCTGTAAAGACTTGTCAAAATTACCGTATGAGGGCGGTTTTCGCCCCTTTCCGGACCTTTCCGGCGGCGCACGAACATTGATTCCAAAGGCCATTAGCGATACCCTTACGGCTTTCATGGTCGTCAAACTCGTGATCCAACAACGGGAATCCTGATTCATGGCACGCAAGTGGCTCCGCAATGGCGTGCTCGCCGCCGCACTGACGGCTGGCAGTCTCTGCGGAGGGCTGGTCCCGAACGCTTTTGCGCGAGACTATGCAGCCGCAGCAAATGTTCAGGCGCAGGGCACCGTCGCGGCGGCACAATTGCCGCGCGAAGCAGTCAATACATTGAACTTGATTGCAGCAGGCGGGCCTTACCCGTATGAGAAGGACGGCATCGTATTCGGCAATCGCGAGCGGTTGCTACCGCCGCATCGGCGCGGCTTTTATCACGAATACACCGTTCCCACGCCTCGTGCGCGTAACCGCGGCGCGCGGCGTATCGTCTGCGGCGGACCGCTGGGACGAACCGACAACTGTTTTTACTCCGACGACCACTACACCAGCTTTAAACGTATTGTTGAATGATATTGGGATGAAAGGCATGAGCGACAACGTCTACGCGCACGACACCGGAGTCGCGACGGATCTTTTCGCGGCCGGCGACGGCAACCTGTTTCAGCGCGTCATGCAGATGCGCGCCCCCGGTCACGACCGGGACAACCAGAGCGAAGCCAGCACGGTGCTTTCATCGAATGAGGGAGCCATGACTCTTTTCAAGACCGTACGACCGAATATCGTACAGTCGATTCGCGCGTTTCGCGTGCAGGATCTGGCCGACGAAGCGCAGCAGCTCGGTCAGCATTTTCTGTATGCGCAATGCGCGTGTGCGCAATCGAAACAGGAAGTGCTCGAAACGATTGCGACATCGTTTTTGTTTCCGAAGCACTTCGGCAAGAACTACGATGCGCTGTTTGACTGTCTGACCGACCTGGTTCAGAAGGCCGGCGCGCAGCCAGGTTTCGTGATCGTGCTCGAGGCATTGCCGGTTGCGCAGAAATTCGACAAGGATGGGCGCGAAACGCTGCTCGACGTGTTCCGCGAAGCGGCTGAGTTCTGGGCCGAACGCAAGGTGGCATTCCGCGTGTTTTATTCGTTTGCCTGAGCGTCTGCGAATCTTCTCCGCAGTAAAACAGCAAGGCCCGCTTTTATAGCGGGCCTTGCTGTTTTCTACGTGCGGATTTCTTTGTTCGGATCTACGTGAGTCTTACCATCCGCCCCAACGTGCAGCAAGCGCCGCCAGCACGGCGATGCCGGCAGTCTCGGTGCGCAGTACGCGAGGTCCGAGCGCGACGGCTGTGAATCCCTGCGCGATTGCCGCGGCTTCTTCGTCGGGGGAAAGGCCGCCTTCCGGGCCGATCAGCAGTGTGATGCCGTCGCTCGGCGGCTCGGCTGGCAGTGCGGCGAAGTCGAGTGCGGCACGTGGCGAAAGCAGCAGGCGTAGTTCGTTGGTGGCGGGAACGGGCGGCAGTGCGTCGAGCCATGTCGTGAAGTCGCGGACCGCTGCGACGTCGGGCACGCGATTGCGTCCGCACTGCTCGCATGAGGCGCGCACAATGCCTTGCCAATGCGCCTGTCTGCGCTGGGCGCGTTCGCCGGCGAGACGCACCACGCTGCGCGCCGTCATCAGCGGAACGAAGCTCGATGCGCCGAGTTCGACGGCCTTTTCGATCAGCCAGTCCATCTTGTCGCCGCCGGCCACGCCTTGCGCGAGCGTCAACCGGTAAGGCGGCTCCGCCTCCGACGCGCTGAATTCGCCGATCCTCACCGAGGCCGACCGGCGTTCGACTTCCACCAGCTCCGCGCGGTACTCGCCGCCTTCGCCGTTGAACAGCACCAGCGCGTCGCCCGTCTGCAGTCGCAGTACCTGCACGTGACGCATCACGTCGTCGGGAAGTGGAGTCACGTCGCCTGAGCGGAGAGATTGATCGACAAAAAAACGGGGCATCGAAGCGGCGCTCATGCAGTTACGAAATCACAAAATCACAGAGGGTGCTCAGGAGATCCGGCGCGCGAGCGCCCAGCGATAGCCGTCGAGATCCTCGATCTGCGCGAAGCGGTCGCCCCAGAACTGGTCCTGCGGTTCGCTCAACGACTTCGCGCCCGCAGCCAGTGCACGTGTATAGACCGCATCGACGTCGTCGACGTACAGATAGAACGATTGTGGCGCAACGGTCTCGGCGCTCTTCGGTGTCTTCGCGGTCGAGCCGAACGCGCCCTCGGGCGCGAACATCACGATCAGCTGATCCTGATACGTCATCTCGACGTGCATCACTGCGCCGTCGTCCTGCACGCTGTCGCGCACGGCGAAACCGAACGCCGCTTCGAAGAACGCAGTCGCCGAGCGAGCGTCGCGCACGGTCATGTACGGGGTCAACCAGGGCACACCGGTTGGGCGAGAGGCAGTCATCAATTTCTCCGGAACCAGGGGCGTCGAAGCGGTTCGCAGGCTGCGTGCCTCACGTTCGACGATCGGTGCGACCGGTCGAACGGCGGCATGCGCCGACGTCACCGCAAGGGCGGTAAGACTCCGGTTAGTTTATCGCGGGCTGCGTAAGGTTCAGCAAATAATCCGGGATGAAGTGTCGCGTCGTACCAGCGCAGGCCGTCGATGCGACGCTCGCGCCGGCGCTGTTCCGCTTGCGTCTCGGTGAGCGCGGCGGGGTCGAGCGTGTCGCTTGCGGTTGCCATCGTCCATCGCGAGCCATATAGCGGGATGAACGCGGCCATCGTACGGACCACCGCGTACGAAGCGCGCAGATCGGCGAGCAGTGCGTCGATTCGGGGCGCATGAAATTGCGGCGCGCCTAGATGCATCGACAGCGCTGCGCCCGGTGTCATCACGCGCTTCAGTGCCGCGTAGAAGTGCGGTGTGTAGAGCCCGGCCGCCGGCGAATCGGGTGGCGTCAGATCGAACACGACGAGATCGAACTGCTCGCGCGTTTGCGCGACGAACTGCGCCGCATCGCCGATGATCAGCTCGACACGCAGATCGTCCCACGCACCGTCGTGCACCTCCGGCAGATACTCGCGCGTGAGGCGAACCACATCGGCATCGAGTTCCGCGACGACGATCCGCGCGATGCCCGGATGCTTCAGCAACTGCTTAGCCGCGCCGCCGTCTCCGCCACCCAGCACGAGCGCCGCGCGCGGCGCCGGATGCGTGAGCGCGGCCGGATGAACCATGCACTCGTGATAGATGAACTCGTCGCCGGCTGAAGTCATCGGGCGGCCGTCGAGCGTGAACAGGCGACCCAGCTGCGACGTCTCCCACACCTCGATGTGCTGATAGCGCGAGTCGACGCTTGCGATGCGCGTCGCGTCCGGAAAACCGTAGACGAAGTCCGGCGCGGGCCGGAAAAGCAGCGGAGGAGTCACGGCGGCGAGTGCACGGTGCGTGGGGTGTCGATGGCCGGATTATAGTGGCCACCGCCGTGGCCGCCCTGCGTCCGCGAGTCCACGCGAAGGGCCCCGCGAACACTTCGCGAACCGCGTCGCAAATCACGTCGTGAATCACGTCCCAAACGCCACCGCGCGCGGCTCGCAGCCGACGATCTGTTAGAATGACCCGCTTTGCAGCCTCGTCCGTTTGCTCTGCCCGTCTCGCGTCTTCAGGCGCCGCATCGTGCGCGTCGGCGGACCGGCCGTCGAGCTTCCGGACCTCCGCCCGCGCCCCGCTTTTTGGACCCGATCTCCGGACTCGACATGACGACTTCGTCTCCCGCTCCCACCTCCCTGATGGCCAACGCGATCCGCGCGCTGGCGATGGACGCCGTTCAACAGGCGAATTCCGGCCACCCCGGCATGCCGATGGGCATGGCCGAAATCGGCGTGGCGCTGTGGTCGCGCCATCTGCGCCACAACCCGACCAATCCGCAATGGGCCGATCGCGATCGCTTCGTGCTGTCGAACGGTCATGGCTCGATGCTGCTGTACTCGCTGCTGCACCTCACCGGATACGATCTTCCGATCAGCGAGCTGAAGAATTTCCGCCAGATGCATTCGAAGACGCCGGGCCATCCCGAATACGGCATCACGCCGGGCGTCGAAACGACCACGGGTCCGCTCGGCCAGGGTCTCGCGAACGCGGTCGGCATGGCGCTCGCCGAAGCGCTGCTCGCCGGCGAATTCAACAAGCCTGATGCGAAAATCGTCGATCACCACACGTACGTGTTCGTCGGTGACGGCTGCCTGATGGAAGGCATTTCGCACGAAGCCTGCTCGCTCGCGGGCACGTTGAAGCTGAACAAGCTGATCG
It contains:
- a CDS encoding SMP-30/gluconolactonase/LRE family protein, encoding MSAAPGTSRTLRASLAVDAKCALGEGATWCARSGRFYWTDIEGARLWRYDPRDGRSTSWAMPERLATFALCGDEHRLLLGLASRLAFFDLNTGEVLQSIVDVEPGLNTRVNDGRCDRQGRFVFGTKDEASPVQAIGGFYRLGHDLSLERLPLPAPAISNSIAFSPDGATMYYCDSPTREIRTCDYSADGRVSNDRVFTRLTDATGEPDGSTIDRDGGLWNAQWGGARVVRYDAAGNETERVIVPTTQPSCVAFGGAQLGTLYTTSARVGLDAAALADDPFAGGVFIATPARRGLPEPVFLGRPRR
- a CDS encoding aldose 1-epimerase, with product MTVANSASSSATSASNRLRRARLAAAASQPVLPGPSTSAVAIGAGVTGDVACVTLANAHLRLDVAPMLGGGITRFDWRSDGQHVPIFRPCRHVAADTDPNELACYPLLPFSNRIGGGSFSVGGRTIDVPRNRAAEPLPIHGDGWLAKWDVAEASAERVRLTLDRSAGKPYAYRAQQTCTLEGSTLTIALEIENVGRDTLPFGLGVHPFLVRDDDTVLAASAAGLWLSGDDWLPVRHVPAPPAWQFGVAYPLPGAIVNHAFTGWSGQATVAWPKRRLSLTVAANTDYYVLYAPPGEPFFCFEPVDHPINAANLPGGAAEHGMTMLARGARLAREFRFTVERTGLREMAGARPKRRAFAGD
- the pyrF gene encoding orotidine-5'-phosphate decarboxylase, with the protein product MSSFNQTLNDAWQRTNSLLCVGLDPDPAKFPGALANRPDAIFDFCRAIVDATAPYASSFKPQIAYFAAHRAEDQLEQLIAHIHVAHPGLPVILDAKRGDIGSTAEQYAIEAFERYRADAVTVNPYMGFDSIEPYLEHKGKGVIVLCRTSNAGGSDLQFLDTAGRPLYQVVAQLAAQKWNASGELALVVGATFPKEIEVVRGIVGDMPLLIPGIGAQGGDVEATVRAGRTANGTGMLINSSRAIIYAGKGDDFAQVAAAAAKQTRDTINASR
- a CDS encoding cupin domain-containing protein, with translation MQNAALDQATLIQRFDLQPHPEGGFFRETYRAAATVHRDGTAEPRSASTAIYYLLCDGAHSSWHRIRSDEVWHFYAGSPLDVHVLDDAGRLVTHRLGDALAHPGTVFQAVVPAGLWFAAECEDPASFALVGCTVAPGFEFSEFELADARALQDQWPEHRELIARLGPAAPRA
- a CDS encoding CinA family protein, which produces MSTDSVVHQLAIRVGNRLRDERLMLATAESCTGGMVATAMTDISGSSGWFERGFVTYSNQAKSEMIGVPAEMIDRHGAVSEPVARAMVEGALRNSRAQVALSITGVAGPGGGTETKPVGMVSFGWSNRLHTAVETVVFKGDRKQIRAQAAAHALRGVLALLDEQER
- a CDS encoding phosphatidylglycerophosphatase A, whose protein sequence is MQTDPSLGTADDLTGRPAPTDPSPGDRPPPRRATSRFMLSHPLHILSLGFGSGLSPIAPGTIGTLFAWASFAAFSHYLTVIEWGVLIVVGFFAGIGITSFTAKRLGTDDPSPVVWDEIVAFWLVLLMVTPVTVTGQLWAFIVFRFFDMVKPPPIRYFDRRLKGGFGIMFDDLVAAFFTLLVIALWRMSV
- the thiL gene encoding thiamine-phosphate kinase, whose amino-acid sequence is MLSEFSLIDRFFARRAAAAPARPEVPLGIGDDCALIAPPAGEMLAISTDMLVEGRHFLADVDPHALGHKALAVNLSDLAAMGARPLAFTLAFSLPRADAAWLEAFSNGLFELAERFACPLVGGDTTAGPLNLCLTVFGAVPPQQALRRDAAQPGDDVWISGTLGDARAGLGVLRDEWQSNAADAAMFRRALERPEPRIELGLALRGIAHAALDLSDGLAGDLLHILERSKVSATIDADAVPRSDALRRLPLDVQRRCTLAGGDDYELCFTASTTARSAIEQAARAARLPVTRIGTINALQTAASPAIAWRDADGAPLTLTLQGFDHFHAD
- a CDS encoding NADP-dependent malic enzyme, whose amino-acid sequence is MSNPAQSKLREAALDYHEFPTPGKIAIAPTKQMINQRDLALAYSPGVAFACEAIVENPLNAARFTARSNLVGVVTNGTAVLGLGNIGPLASKPVMEGKAVLFKKFAGIDVFDIELNESDPHKLVDVIAALEPTFGGINLEDIKAPDCFIVERECRKRMKIPVFHDDQHGTAIVVAAAITNGLKVVGKDIKTVKLVSSGAGAAALACLDLLVDIGLPLENITVTDLAGVVYKGRVELMDPDKERFARETDARTLAEAIGGADVFLGLSAGGVLKPEMVKGMADKPLILALANPTPEILPEVALEVRPDAVLCTGRTDYPNQVNNVLVFPFLFRGALDAGATTVTREMEIAAVNAIAELARQEQSDIVATAYGIQDLSFGPEYLIPKPFDPRLIVKVAPAVAKAAMDSGVATRPIEDMDAYEQHLQQFVYHSGTTMKPIFQLARSVEPEKKRIVFAEGEEERVLRALQIVVDEKLAKPILIGRPAVIEQRIARYGLRLTAGQDYTVVNTDHDERYRDFWQTYHKMMARKGISEQMAKLEMRRRTTLIGSMMVKKGEADGMICGTISTTHRHLHFVDQVIGKREGCSVYAAMNALVLPGRQIFLVDTHVNVDPTPEQLAEITIMAAEEVRRFGIEPKIALVSHSNFGTSHAPSAQKMRDVLELLRERAPDLQVDGEMHGDVALDANLRREVLPESTLEGDANLLVLPNIDAANISYNLLKTAAGNNIAIGPMLLGAAKPVHVLTASATVRRIVNMTALLVADVSAAR
- a CDS encoding ribonuclease; the protein is MARKWLRNGVLAAALTAGSLCGGLVPNAFARDYAAAANVQAQGTVAAAQLPREAVNTLNLIAAGGPYPYEKDGIVFGNRERLLPPHRRGFYHEYTVPTPRARNRGARRIVCGGPLGRTDNCFYSDDHYTSFKRIVE